A window from uncultured Desulfobacter sp. encodes these proteins:
- a CDS encoding glycerol-3-phosphate dehydrogenase/oxidase, whose product MNREEMIKKIAGYDGYWDFVVIGGGATGLGVGLDAASRGYKTLLLEQHDFSKGTSSRSTKLVHGGVRYLRQGNISLVLEALHERGLLIRNAPHLVSHQAFIVPNYEWWDGPFYGAGMKVYDLLAGRLGLGSSKHLSKEETLKRIPTLEPEGLRGGVVYFDAQFDDSRLAVNLAQTMVEHGGVPVNYMKVTGFTRAGEMIDGVTAKNMETGEAYEIHSRVVVNATGVFTDEVLKMENPDAESIITPSQGVHVVLDKEFLPGDSAVMVPQTTDGRVLFAVPWHDKVVVGTTDTQVQDVSLEPRALEEEIKFILDHAAVYLTKDPTRDDVQSVFAGLRPLVKAGEGKSTAAISRDHYLVVSESGLVTITGGKWTTYRKMAEDTVNQAALVAGLKDQHCITKDLRIHGWLKHFDEHDPLSYYGSDAVYIKKIVNADPAMGEKLHKNLSYIRAEVIWAVREEMGRTVEDFLARRSRTLFLDARASIDAAPEVARIMAEELGYDRKWQMDQVNAYVGLAKEYLLT is encoded by the coding sequence ATGAATCGTGAAGAAATGATTAAAAAAATAGCAGGATATGACGGCTATTGGGATTTTGTTGTTATCGGTGGCGGGGCAACCGGATTGGGTGTGGGACTGGATGCCGCATCAAGGGGATATAAGACGCTTCTGTTGGAACAACACGATTTTTCCAAAGGAACATCCAGCCGGTCGACAAAATTGGTGCACGGCGGGGTAAGGTACTTGCGCCAGGGCAATATCTCCCTGGTCCTTGAGGCCCTGCATGAGCGGGGTCTCTTAATTCGCAACGCCCCGCATCTGGTCAGTCATCAGGCATTTATCGTACCCAACTATGAGTGGTGGGACGGCCCTTTTTACGGTGCCGGTATGAAAGTTTACGACCTGTTGGCCGGCAGACTGGGACTTGGATCTTCCAAACACCTTTCCAAAGAAGAAACATTAAAGCGGATTCCCACCCTGGAACCCGAGGGGCTGCGCGGGGGCGTGGTCTATTTTGACGCTCAATTTGACGATTCCCGCCTGGCTGTGAACCTGGCCCAAACCATGGTTGAGCATGGCGGAGTGCCTGTCAATTACATGAAAGTGACCGGGTTTACCCGGGCCGGTGAAATGATTGACGGGGTAACCGCAAAAAATATGGAAACCGGTGAAGCGTATGAAATTCACAGCCGGGTGGTGGTCAACGCCACCGGTGTTTTTACCGACGAGGTTCTTAAAATGGAAAATCCCGACGCTGAATCCATCATTACGCCCAGCCAGGGGGTTCATGTGGTTCTGGATAAGGAATTTCTTCCTGGCGATTCAGCCGTCATGGTGCCCCAAACCACGGACGGCAGGGTGTTGTTTGCCGTGCCATGGCATGACAAGGTCGTCGTGGGCACCACGGATACGCAAGTACAGGATGTGAGCCTGGAGCCCCGGGCATTGGAGGAGGAAATCAAGTTTATCCTTGATCATGCGGCCGTCTATTTAACCAAAGATCCCACCAGGGATGACGTTCAAAGCGTTTTTGCCGGACTTCGCCCCCTGGTTAAAGCCGGAGAGGGAAAAAGCACGGCAGCCATCTCCCGGGACCATTATTTAGTCGTGTCGGAATCGGGACTTGTGACCATCACCGGCGGCAAATGGACCACGTATCGCAAAATGGCCGAAGATACCGTCAACCAGGCAGCTCTGGTGGCAGGACTCAAAGATCAGCACTGTATCACCAAAGATCTAAGAATTCATGGATGGTTAAAGCATTTCGATGAACACGACCCCTTAAGCTACTATGGGTCCGATGCCGTTTATATCAAAAAAATCGTCAACGCAGATCCGGCCATGGGTGAAAAACTCCATAAAAATCTCTCTTACATTCGAGCGGAGGTGATCTGGGCGGTCAGAGAAGAGATGGGCAGAACCGTGGAGGATTTTTTAGCCCGGCGCAGCCGCACCCTTTTTCTGGATGCCCGGGCCAGTATTGATGCAGCACCAGAAGTGGCCAGGATCATGGCGGAGGAACTGGGATATGACCGCAAATGGCAGATGGACCAGGTGAATGCATATGTCGGTTTGGCCAAAGAGTATCTGCTGACATAA
- a CDS encoding EamA family transporter: MKIPAPIYVLLAAVLWGTTGSAQAFAPASAHPIAIGTLRMIIGGSLLFTAAIFKKRLVFKNINKRAMLLAVVPMAAYQPTFFLGVKLTGVAIGTVIALGSAPVFTGLFQWVKGKKPGKNWIISTVISILGCVMLFSGQGQIKVNLNGAVLALGAGLSYAVYVQASQKLLENSSVAAVNGIVFFLSGLILLPTLLFYDLTWLSTLRGIAVVSQLGIVATAIAYSLFAYGLTKIPPTDAVTLTLAEPLTAAMLGIFLIKEQLTSISLLGMFFLFIGLLLTSILNDTDKDHAN, translated from the coding sequence ATGAAGATACCTGCGCCAATATATGTATTACTGGCTGCAGTACTGTGGGGAACGACAGGATCTGCCCAGGCATTTGCTCCGGCATCTGCCCATCCCATAGCCATCGGAACGCTTCGAATGATCATCGGCGGATCACTCTTGTTTACAGCTGCTATTTTCAAAAAACGCCTGGTTTTTAAAAATATTAATAAACGTGCAATGCTTTTGGCTGTGGTACCCATGGCAGCCTATCAACCAACGTTTTTTTTAGGGGTCAAATTAACAGGCGTGGCGATCGGAACGGTTATAGCACTTGGCAGCGCCCCTGTTTTCACAGGCCTTTTTCAATGGGTTAAAGGCAAAAAGCCTGGTAAGAACTGGATTATTTCAACCGTTATATCCATTTTGGGTTGTGTAATGCTTTTCAGCGGTCAGGGACAAATAAAGGTGAACCTTAACGGAGCCGTTTTGGCACTTGGCGCAGGCCTGTCCTATGCAGTGTATGTTCAAGCCTCCCAGAAACTGCTTGAAAACTCAAGTGTGGCGGCTGTTAACGGGATTGTATTTTTTCTAAGCGGCCTGATTTTATTACCCACCCTCCTTTTTTATGATCTAACATGGTTAAGCACGCTTCGGGGCATCGCCGTTGTTTCCCAGTTAGGCATTGTTGCCACAGCAATTGCGTATTCGTTATTTGCATACGGTTTAACAAAAATACCACCAACAGATGCTGTCACATTAACCCTGGCCGAACCATTAACCGCCGCCATGCTCGGTATTTTTTTGATAAAAGAGCAACTAACATCAATATCTTTGCTCGGCATGTTTTTTTTGTTTATAGGCCTGCTTTTAACAAGCATCCTCAATGACACAGACAAAGACCATGCGAATTAA
- a CDS encoding AraC family transcriptional regulator encodes MKKLIKKNNHAGVWELGLLYKNSFNQGLEVLSCKGDQHFRPHLHDGYVLWLNSESSEHYDLKGGSHTLETGSISIIEPGIIHANRPSNKKKRHLRSFYLSEKFLSCLSQKLCGEFRDDLGFSTVVLKNSNLWKKFLLLHEKHLYEHSPLELESDTVLVFADLLHAFQNEKFLDRQTDTSEERVDRTIDYFHANIKKNITLNELSSINNCTTYHLIRLFRQKKGLSPHAYLVQLRLEHARKRLLSGQSIVDAALESGFSDQSHLSRRFKERYGLTPGQYLTQNLS; translated from the coding sequence TTGAAGAAATTGATCAAGAAGAATAATCACGCAGGCGTTTGGGAATTGGGTCTCTTATACAAAAATTCATTCAATCAGGGGCTTGAAGTTTTGTCGTGTAAAGGCGATCAACATTTCCGGCCCCATCTTCACGATGGTTATGTACTCTGGTTGAATTCAGAGTCAAGTGAGCATTATGATCTTAAAGGTGGAAGCCACACCCTTGAAACTGGATCCATATCAATTATTGAACCTGGAATCATACATGCAAATCGTCCAAGTAATAAAAAGAAAAGACATCTAAGAAGTTTTTATTTATCAGAAAAATTCTTATCTTGTCTTTCACAAAAACTTTGCGGTGAGTTTCGTGATGATTTGGGATTCTCCACTGTCGTCTTAAAAAATTCGAATTTATGGAAAAAATTCCTCCTCTTACACGAAAAACACCTTTATGAACACAGTCCTTTAGAGTTGGAAAGTGACACGGTTTTGGTTTTTGCCGATTTATTGCATGCGTTCCAAAACGAAAAATTTCTTGATCGACAAACAGACACATCCGAAGAAAGAGTTGATAGAACCATTGATTATTTCCATGCTAATATAAAAAAGAATATTACGCTCAATGAACTATCTTCAATAAACAATTGCACCACCTACCATTTGATCAGGCTTTTCAGACAGAAAAAGGGATTATCACCGCATGCGTATCTTGTTCAGCTAAGGCTTGAGCACGCACGCAAGCGTCTTTTATCCGGCCAGAGCATAGTTGATGCTGCACTTGAATCAGGTTTTTCGGATCAAAGTCATCTTTCCCGGCGGTTTAAAGAAAGATATGGCCTAACTCCCGGGCAATATCTTACCCAAAATTTGTCATAA
- a CDS encoding adenosine kinase, producing the protein MCSKTITGIGSALVDVLINETDEFLQKLNKEKGGMTYVTADEQQQIISASSQVPVIVPGGAACNTILGVGKLGGAARFIGARGKDEYGDIFEKEVLQCRVEPMLTSFDTPTGKVLSIVTPDAQRSMFTDLGASSLLDPAGVTSRMFADSAIALVEGYLLFNRDLMMAAVKAAKAGGALVALDLASFEVVNASKDILADLIKKYVDILIANEDEAKAYTGESNENAAIEKLSADVTYAVLKVGSQGSYVSYKNTVTRIEAVKGNAPVDTTGAGDLWAAGFLYGIANGLSIEKSGQLGSMCGYEVCQVMGAQIPETVWEKIRAAITE; encoded by the coding sequence ATGTGTTCCAAAACCATTACGGGAATCGGCTCCGCTTTAGTGGACGTGCTGATTAACGAGACCGATGAATTCTTACAAAAACTCAACAAAGAAAAGGGCGGAATGACCTACGTAACGGCCGATGAGCAGCAGCAGATCATTTCAGCCTCATCCCAGGTACCGGTTATTGTCCCCGGCGGTGCGGCCTGCAACACGATCCTGGGCGTGGGGAAACTTGGAGGGGCCGCCAGATTTATCGGGGCCCGGGGCAAAGATGAATACGGTGATATTTTTGAAAAGGAAGTCCTGCAGTGCCGGGTGGAGCCCATGCTTACCTCCTTTGATACCCCCACGGGCAAGGTGCTGTCTATTGTAACGCCGGATGCCCAGCGTTCCATGTTCACGGATCTTGGCGCCTCAAGCCTGCTGGACCCTGCCGGCGTGACCAGCCGGATGTTTGCAGACTCGGCCATCGCCCTGGTTGAAGGGTACCTGCTGTTTAACCGTGACCTGATGATGGCCGCGGTCAAAGCTGCCAAAGCAGGCGGTGCCCTGGTGGCACTGGACCTGGCAAGCTTTGAGGTGGTCAATGCATCCAAAGATATCCTGGCGGATCTGATCAAAAAATATGTAGATATCCTCATAGCCAACGAAGACGAAGCAAAGGCATACACCGGGGAATCCAATGAAAACGCGGCCATTGAAAAGCTGTCTGCCGATGTGACCTATGCCGTTTTAAAGGTGGGAAGCCAGGGCAGTTACGTCTCTTATAAAAATACAGTGACCCGCATTGAGGCGGTAAAAGGCAATGCACCGGTGGACACCACAGGCGCAGGGGACCTGTGGGCCGCAGGGTTCTTATACGGCATTGCCAATGGTCTCTCCATTGAAAAAAGCGGGCAGTTGGGATCCATGTGCGGATACGAGGTGTGCCAGGTGATGGGCGCCCAAATCCCCGAAACGGTGTGGGAAAAGATCAGGGCTGCGATAACAGAATAA
- the metK gene encoding methionine adenosyltransferase, producing MSEDKSFLFTSESVTEGHPDKVADAISDSILDAIMAEDKKCRVACETLVTTGLAMVAGEITTDCYVDIPEVVRTTIRDIGYNSSNMGFDWKTCSVITSIDQQSPDIAQGVNEGDGLFKEQGAGDQGLMFGFATNETEELMPMPIIYAHKLTKRLTQVRKNGALDFLRPDGKSQVSIEYVNGVPKRVDTVVVSTQHSPDVSYEDLKAAVIKDVIKKVIPGEMMDGDTRFFINPTGRFVVGGPMGDCGVTGRKIIVDTYGGQGSHGGGCFSGKDPSKVDRSASYMGRYVAKNLVAAGLADKCEVQIAYAIGVAEPVSMMVDFMGTGKIAESKACEIVREVFDLRPAGIIAELDLLRPIYRKTSAYGHFGRKDPDFYWERTIKADQIRSLAGL from the coding sequence ATGTCAGAAGACAAATCTTTTCTGTTTACATCCGAATCCGTGACCGAAGGCCATCCTGACAAGGTGGCTGATGCCATTTCAGACAGCATTCTTGATGCCATTATGGCCGAAGATAAAAAATGCCGCGTGGCCTGTGAAACACTTGTTACCACAGGCCTCGCCATGGTGGCTGGTGAAATTACAACCGATTGCTATGTGGATATTCCCGAGGTGGTCAGAACCACCATTAGAGATATCGGTTATAACTCATCCAATATGGGTTTTGACTGGAAAACATGTTCGGTCATAACCAGTATTGACCAGCAGAGCCCCGACATTGCCCAGGGGGTAAATGAAGGTGACGGACTGTTTAAAGAGCAGGGTGCCGGCGACCAGGGGCTGATGTTCGGCTTTGCGACCAATGAGACCGAAGAGCTGATGCCCATGCCCATCATTTATGCCCATAAACTGACCAAGCGGTTGACCCAGGTTCGCAAAAACGGTGCCCTTGATTTTCTGCGTCCTGACGGAAAATCACAGGTCAGTATCGAATATGTGAATGGCGTGCCTAAACGGGTTGACACCGTGGTGGTTTCCACCCAGCACTCTCCGGATGTTTCCTATGAAGATCTTAAAGCGGCTGTCATCAAAGACGTAATTAAAAAGGTGATCCCAGGAGAAATGATGGATGGCGACACCCGGTTTTTCATCAATCCCACCGGCCGTTTTGTTGTGGGCGGACCCATGGGTGACTGTGGTGTGACCGGCCGTAAAATTATTGTGGATACCTATGGTGGCCAGGGCAGCCACGGCGGCGGCTGCTTTTCGGGTAAAGACCCCTCCAAGGTAGATCGTTCCGCCTCTTACATGGGCCGGTATGTCGCCAAGAACCTGGTGGCAGCAGGTCTTGCAGATAAATGCGAAGTGCAGATCGCCTATGCCATCGGTGTCGCAGAACCTGTGTCCATGATGGTGGATTTCATGGGAACCGGTAAGATTGCAGAATCCAAAGCGTGTGAAATTGTCCGGGAGGTGTTTGACCTGCGGCCGGCAGGGATTATTGCCGAGCTGGACCTGTTGCGTCCCATTTACAGAAAAACATCTGCTTACGGACATTTTGGACGCAAAGACCCTGATTTTTACTGGGAAAGAACCATTAAGGCCGACCAGATCAGATCCCTTGCAGGGTTATAA
- the ahcY gene encoding adenosylhomocysteinase translates to MSQKEDNECMKLDLSLPYKVKDIGLAEDGHKDMQLSEKEMPGLMAIREKYGSEKPLKGLKIMGSLHMTIQTAMLIDTLYELGADLRWATCNIFSTQDHAAAAIAEKGSAAVFAWKGETIEEFWWCTEQALTWPDGSGPDLIVDDGGDATLFVHQGVKAEKDPSIFDKKAGSIDERCLMDRLKASYESDNQRWTNIAKKIRGVSEETTTGVHRLYHLASAGELLFPAINVNDSVTKSKFDNLYGCRESLADGIKRATDVMLAGKTVVVAGYGDVGKGCADSMKGYGAIVLITEIDPICALQAAMEGYEVVTMDQAATRGDIFVTATGNYHVITGKHIEQMKDESIICNIGHFDSEIEMSFLDNHPNAKKITIKPQVDKWTLPSGRSVVVLAEGRLVNLGCATGHPSFVMSNSFSNQTLAQIKLAHENLEKKVYTLPKELDEEVARLHLKNLSVTLTKLTQEQADYIGVPVNGPFKPDHYRY, encoded by the coding sequence ATGAGTCAGAAGGAAGATAACGAATGTATGAAATTGGACCTGTCTTTACCCTACAAGGTTAAAGACATTGGTCTGGCCGAAGACGGACATAAAGACATGCAGCTCTCTGAAAAGGAGATGCCCGGGCTGATGGCGATTCGGGAAAAATACGGCTCTGAAAAACCGCTTAAGGGGTTAAAAATCATGGGCAGCCTGCACATGACCATTCAGACGGCGATGCTCATTGATACCTTGTATGAACTGGGTGCGGATCTGCGCTGGGCGACCTGTAATATTTTTTCCACCCAGGATCACGCCGCTGCCGCCATTGCAGAAAAAGGGTCTGCTGCTGTCTTTGCATGGAAGGGTGAAACCATTGAGGAGTTCTGGTGGTGTACGGAACAGGCTTTGACCTGGCCGGATGGGTCCGGCCCTGATCTGATCGTTGATGACGGCGGCGACGCGACCTTGTTTGTTCACCAGGGAGTTAAGGCGGAAAAAGATCCGTCCATCTTTGACAAAAAAGCGGGCAGCATTGATGAGCGTTGCCTCATGGATCGCCTGAAGGCCAGCTATGAGAGTGATAATCAGCGCTGGACAAATATTGCCAAAAAGATCCGCGGCGTATCCGAGGAGACCACCACCGGTGTCCATCGGTTGTACCATCTTGCTTCTGCCGGAGAACTTTTGTTCCCTGCGATTAATGTCAATGATTCCGTGACAAAGTCCAAGTTTGATAATCTTTACGGCTGCCGGGAATCCTTGGCTGACGGTATCAAGCGGGCTACTGACGTGATGCTTGCGGGTAAAACAGTAGTGGTGGCCGGGTACGGTGATGTGGGTAAAGGCTGTGCCGATTCCATGAAAGGTTACGGCGCCATCGTGCTGATCACCGAGATTGATCCCATCTGCGCACTCCAGGCAGCCATGGAAGGTTATGAAGTTGTTACCATGGATCAGGCGGCAACCCGGGGCGATATTTTTGTAACCGCCACAGGTAATTACCATGTCATCACCGGAAAGCATATTGAACAGATGAAAGATGAGTCCATTATCTGCAACATCGGCCATTTTGACAGTGAGATCGAAATGAGCTTTCTGGATAACCATCCCAACGCCAAAAAGATCACGATCAAGCCCCAGGTGGACAAGTGGACTCTGCCCTCGGGCCGTTCGGTCGTCGTTCTGGCCGAAGGGCGTCTGGTTAACCTCGGTTGTGCCACAGGTCATCCCAGTTTTGTGATGAGTAACAGCTTTTCAAACCAGACCCTGGCCCAGATCAAGCTGGCCCATGAAAATCTTGAGAAAAAGGTCTATACACTGCCCAAGGAACTGGATGAAGAAGTGGCAAGGCTGCATTTGAAAAATCTGTCTGTTACCTTGACCAAGCTGACCCAGGAGCAGGCTGATTATATTGGTGTGCCGGTGAATGGTCCGTTCAAGCCGGATCATTACAGATACTAA
- a CDS encoding radical SAM protein: MDLSNHPCFNAKAKDVYGRVHLPVAPRCNIQCNYCNRKHDSLEENRPGVTAAVLKPSQAMIYLKFVLENVKNISTVGIVGPGDPFANPEETMKALRLVQKQYPEMILYTDTNGFGIGPYIDELAEMNIGYVTVSVNAIDPEIGAQMYAFVRHGKRTLGPKPGFEALLEKQLEAITRLKEKNITTKVNTVVVPGINDGHIEAIAQKMAELKVDLHNCIPFYPHKESNFAHIEEPSQAFMEEIRKKAEKYLPQMHHCQRCRADAVGLLGEKNSRKIFRKLQECADMPEIFDDERPYIAIASVDGRLINQHLGKAEELLIYAKKDNGGVYFVEARETPKPGGGKQRWEDLSEMLSDCRALLVTGLGDSPRRILSQKKIDIIELDGSIIDAAESVFEGHSRDFMIQRDIKACNKKSPMTGMGCGF; this comes from the coding sequence ATGGATCTATCCAACCACCCATGTTTCAATGCCAAGGCAAAAGATGTTTACGGACGCGTTCACCTGCCCGTTGCACCACGATGTAATATCCAATGTAATTACTGCAATCGAAAACACGACAGCCTTGAAGAAAACCGGCCCGGGGTAACCGCTGCGGTGCTGAAACCAAGTCAGGCGATGATCTATCTCAAGTTTGTACTCGAAAACGTAAAAAATATTTCTACCGTGGGGATTGTGGGCCCCGGAGACCCCTTCGCCAATCCCGAGGAAACCATGAAAGCCCTTCGGCTCGTTCAAAAGCAATATCCGGAAATGATCCTTTACACAGACACTAACGGCTTTGGCATCGGCCCGTATATAGATGAACTTGCCGAGATGAACATCGGCTATGTGACTGTATCGGTCAATGCAATTGATCCTGAAATCGGTGCACAGATGTATGCATTTGTTCGCCACGGAAAAAGAACCCTAGGCCCCAAACCCGGCTTTGAGGCCTTGCTGGAAAAACAACTTGAAGCCATTACCCGCCTTAAAGAAAAAAATATTACCACCAAAGTCAACACTGTTGTTGTTCCGGGCATCAATGACGGCCACATTGAAGCGATCGCCCAAAAGATGGCTGAATTAAAGGTGGATCTTCACAACTGCATCCCCTTTTACCCCCATAAAGAATCCAACTTTGCCCATATAGAAGAGCCCTCGCAAGCTTTTATGGAAGAGATTCGGAAAAAGGCGGAAAAATACCTTCCCCAGATGCACCATTGCCAACGCTGCCGTGCGGATGCCGTCGGGCTTCTGGGAGAAAAAAACAGCCGGAAAATATTTCGAAAACTGCAGGAATGCGCTGATATGCCGGAAATTTTCGATGATGAACGGCCCTATATAGCGATTGCCAGCGTTGACGGCCGGCTGATCAATCAGCACCTGGGCAAAGCCGAAGAATTATTAATCTATGCCAAAAAAGATAATGGCGGCGTCTATTTTGTCGAAGCCAGAGAGACCCCCAAACCCGGCGGCGGAAAGCAACGCTGGGAAGATTTAAGCGAGATGCTCAGTGATTGCAGGGCATTGCTGGTCACCGGACTTGGTGATAGCCCCCGACGCATACTCAGCCAAAAGAAAATCGATATTATCGAACTAGACGGATCAATCATAGACGCTGCTGAATCCGTTTTTGAAGGACACAGCAGGGACTTTATGATACAGCGGGATATCAAGGCATGTAATAAAAAGAGCCCCATGACCGGTATGGGATGTGGGTTTTAA
- a CDS encoding TOBE domain-containing protein has protein sequence MTLSARNVIKGTVKEVKKGQVMAEAIIEVAPGVEIASAITTNSVEKLGIAPGKEVTVVIKATSVMLDA, from the coding sequence ATGACATTGAGCGCAAGAAATGTAATTAAAGGCACCGTTAAAGAAGTTAAAAAAGGCCAGGTAATGGCTGAAGCCATTATTGAGGTTGCACCGGGCGTAGAAATTGCATCTGCCATCACAACCAATTCAGTGGAAAAACTGGGAATTGCACCGGGAAAAGAAGTGACAGTTGTGATTAAGGCAACCAGCGTTATGTTGGACGCCTGA
- a CDS encoding GTP-binding protein, which produces MALRFVIVAGPPSSGKTSVMMQVIRHLQQERLQVSACKIDCLETCDDGRYQSLGIPVCVGLSDYICPDHFYVANLEEVWDWAENKKTDVLVLETAGLCHRCAPAVEGCLTVCVVDNLVGLDTPKKIGPMLSTADMIVITKGDIVSQAEREVFCHQVECVNNQADVIHINGLNGQGALRLAKKILKMNPVQRITGAQLRYPMPAAICSYCAGETIVGSAYQMGNVKKIDFGETR; this is translated from the coding sequence TTGGCACTAAGGTTTGTTATTGTGGCCGGTCCGCCATCCTCCGGGAAAACATCCGTTATGATGCAGGTTATCCGTCATCTGCAACAGGAGCGCCTACAGGTTTCGGCCTGCAAAATTGATTGTCTTGAGACGTGTGATGACGGGCGTTATCAAAGCCTGGGTATCCCGGTGTGTGTGGGCTTAAGCGACTATATTTGTCCGGATCATTTTTATGTGGCCAATCTGGAAGAGGTGTGGGACTGGGCGGAGAATAAAAAAACCGATGTACTGGTTCTTGAAACGGCAGGGTTGTGCCACAGATGTGCCCCGGCGGTTGAGGGGTGTTTGACAGTATGCGTCGTTGATAATCTGGTTGGTCTTGATACGCCTAAAAAAATCGGTCCCATGCTGAGTACGGCCGATATGATTGTTATCACCAAAGGTGACATTGTTTCCCAGGCGGAACGGGAGGTCTTTTGCCATCAGGTGGAATGTGTGAACAACCAGGCCGATGTCATCCATATTAACGGTCTGAACGGCCAGGGCGCTTTGCGGTTGGCTAAAAAAATTTTGAAAATGAACCCTGTGCAACGCATCACCGGTGCACAGTTGAGATACCCCATGCCGGCGGCCATCTGTTCCTATTGTGCCGGAGAGACCATTGTCGGTAGCGCTTATCAGATGGGTAATGTCAAAAAAATTGATTTCGGTGAAACCCGATGA
- a CDS encoding ATP-binding cassette domain-containing protein produces MTLQKISILGGQDKDSNSENIRRVDILPGEVVAVVGPTGSGKTQLISDIEQYTDGQPPTRRTIFINDLGPDNETPDKEFRRLMAAVSQKMNFVIDSTVEAFLRKHATVRGIEDIDRIVADVFALTNELAGEPISMSDNLTLLSGGQARALMVADVALISNAPVVLIDEIENAGIDRLKSLNILKGQGKIVLVVTHDLTLTLMADRRIVMKNGGMCKLHRRTPEEKRIAAELSAIETDISHLRERIRRGDSIETSKNKEEKAVLWQKFCSTAHLTSAGL; encoded by the coding sequence ATGACGCTGCAAAAAATAAGTATCCTGGGTGGACAGGACAAAGATTCAAATTCTGAAAACATCCGGCGTGTAGATATTCTGCCCGGAGAAGTGGTTGCCGTTGTCGGTCCTACCGGATCGGGAAAGACACAGTTAATATCCGACATAGAACAATATACGGACGGCCAGCCGCCCACGAGACGCACCATTTTTATAAACGACCTTGGCCCGGACAATGAGACGCCGGATAAAGAGTTCAGGCGCCTGATGGCAGCGGTATCCCAGAAAATGAACTTCGTGATTGATTCCACGGTGGAAGCTTTTTTACGCAAGCACGCCACCGTGCGCGGCATTGAGGATATTGACCGGATTGTTGCCGATGTGTTTGCGCTGACCAACGAACTGGCCGGTGAGCCCATATCCATGAGCGACAATCTGACCCTGTTGAGCGGCGGGCAGGCCAGGGCACTGATGGTGGCGGATGTGGCGCTTATCAGCAATGCGCCGGTGGTGCTCATTGATGAAATTGAAAATGCCGGTATCGACAGGCTCAAGTCCCTTAACATTTTGAAAGGGCAGGGTAAAATTGTACTGGTTGTAACCCATGACCTGACCCTCACCCTGATGGCGGATCGCAGAATCGTCATGAAAAACGGCGGTATGTGCAAACTTCACCGGCGAACTCCGGAAGAGAAACGAATCGCCGCCGAACTATCTGCCATTGAAACTGATATTTCCCATTTGCGTGAACGGATCAGGCGGGGGGATTCCATTGAAACATCCAAAAATAAAGAGGAGAAAGCGGTACTATGGCAAAAATTTTGCTCCACTGCCCACTTAACATCAGCCGGTCTTTAG